One Gossypium raimondii isolate GPD5lz chromosome 3, ASM2569854v1, whole genome shotgun sequence genomic window carries:
- the LOC105797236 gene encoding uncharacterized protein LOC105797236 → MRVDWDDLPEEPQQPEQDSNLNFDFFSLVSKPKDYYKILEVDYDATEDAIRSNYIRLALKWHPDKQKDDGDGATSRFQEINEAYQVLIDPVKRSEYDKKGMLHVYDYDIIEYLNRYKGLILTCNGLGIRQSIW, encoded by the exons ATGAGGGTCGACTGGGACGATCTTCCTGAAGAACCACAACAGCCGGAGCAAGATTCTAACCTCAATTTCGactttttttctcttgtttCCAAGCCCAAG GATTATTATAAGATATTGGAAGTTGATTACGATGCTACGGAGGATGCTATTCGCTCCAATTATATCCGTCTTGCACTG AAATGGCATCCTGATAAGCAAAAGGACGATGGGGATGGCGCCACTTCAAGATTTCAAGAGATAAATGAGGCTTACCAGG TTCTCATTGATCCAGTCAAAAGGAGTGAGTATGATAAGAAGGGGATGTTGCATGTGTATGACTATGACATAATT GAGTACCTTAACCGTTACAAAGGCCTTATTTTAACATGTAACGGTCTTGGGATTAGGCAATCAATTTGGTAA